A window of the Harmonia axyridis chromosome 5, icHarAxyr1.1, whole genome shotgun sequence genome harbors these coding sequences:
- the LOC123681082 gene encoding translation initiation factor eIF-2B subunit gamma — MTFSPDLQVIVLAAGKGSRMPELLSGKPKCLLPIGPKPLIWYILYKIQSMGYKDCIVVVLDNQKIEIEEAIKECGLHINVDFHMIPHDEDFGTADSLRSIHEFIHSDVLVLPCDLFTDINLGTVITKFRAEDAALVALYLQPHSFNGLTLPGPKTKNKQERDIIMVDEDTHRLVLLASTSDYENDFIVQDSLSVKYPRCISYTNLVDSQVLLMKKWIIDYLTSQKAVSTLRGEFLPQLIRKHMINSESNDEILNYSKTEKKELYPRIPDDVVRCFAHIADKQNFGIRVNTLASFYFMNSKLADIWERIAPKEKLVLRSPKADIKSTQVDDKCIIWENAKLSEKTSFKNTIIGPNVEIGSFSRVFNCILMKNVVIKERVALENCIISDNTVIESKAQLNSCIVGCNQIIPEESKHSNEILTNSDRLIEENN, encoded by the exons ATGACATTTTCTCCTGATTTACAAGTCATTGTATTGGCAGCTGGTAAAGGCTCTCGAATGCCTGAACTCTTATCTGGTAAACCAAAATGTTTGCTTCCAATAGGACCAAAACCATTGATATGGTACATTCTATATAAAATACAATCTATGGGATACAAAG ATTGCATTGTAGTTGTTCTTGATAATCAAAAGATTGAAATAGAAGAAGCAATCAAAGAGTGTGGTCTCCATATTAATGTTGATTTTCATATGATTCCCCACGATGAGGACTTTGGTACTGCAGACTCTTTACGTTCTATCCATGAGTTTATTCATTCTGATGTGCTTGTCTTACCTTGCGATTTATTTACTGATATAAATTTAGGCACAGTCATTACAAAATTCAGGGCAGAAGATGCAGCCTTGGTTGCTTTATATCTCCAACCACATTCTTTCAATGGGTTGACTCTGCCTGGTCCAAAAACAAAGAATAAACAAG aGAGGGATATTATTATGGTTGATGAGGACACTCATAGGTTAGTGCTGCTTGCCTCAACCAGTGACTACGAGAACGATTTTATTGTTCAAGATTCCTTATCAGTCAAATACCCAAGGTGTATTTCATATACAAATCTAGTGGATTCACAAGTTCTGCTGATGAAAAAGTGGATTATTGATTATTTGACAAGTCAGAAAGCAGTTTCAACGTTGAGAg ggGAATTTTTACCTCAACTCATTAGGAAACATATGATAAATTCTGAATCgaatgatgaaattttgaactATTCCAAAACCGAAAAGAAGGAATTATATCCCAGAATCCCTGATGATGTAGTTCGATGTTTTGCTCATATTGCTGACAAACAGAATTTTGGTATTCGAGTAAATACTCTTGCATCgttttatttcatgaattcaaag TTGGCAGATATTTGGGAGAGAATTGCCCCTAAGGAGAAACTCGTTTTGAGAAGTCCAAAAGCAGATATAAAATCCACGCAAGTCGATGACAAATGTATTATTTGGGAGAATGCAAAACTCAGCGAAAAGACTTCATTTAAAAATACTATTATTGGACCCAATGTGGAAATTGGTAGTTTCAGTAGGGTCTTTAATtgcatattgatgaaaaatgtgGTTATAAAAGAGAG GGTAGCTTTAGAAAACTGTATAATATCAGATAATACAGTTATAGAGTCAAAAGCACAACTTAACTCTTGTATTGTTGGATGTAATCAAATTATCCCTGAAGAATCAAAGCATAGTAATGAAATATTAACCAATTCTGATCGTTTgatagaagaaaataattga